The following proteins come from a genomic window of Pyxidicoccus sp. MSG2:
- a CDS encoding synaptic vesicle VAT-1 family membrane protein: MRARKVVISKAGGYERLHVENLNQVSPGPGEVVVATEAIGVNYADCVIRMGLYASAKEYVGWPITPGFEFSGTVVSVDPGVTDLAVGARVFGVTRFGGYSTHVAVPRHQVFALPSRLTMEQAAGFPAVFLTAYYALLELARPRPGANVLVHSAAGGVGSALLQLGRIAGCRMVGVVGGTHKVEAARELGADVVIDKSREDLWAAAERASPKGYDVVLDANGPSTLRDSYKHLSSPGKLVIYGFHSMLPRTGGKPNYAKLAWDWLRTPRFDPLTLTNDNTSVLAFNLSYLFEQRDVLAESMARLLGWVEEGKLVSPRVTPFPLDAVAEAHKALESGTTVGKLVLVP; the protein is encoded by the coding sequence ATGCGCGCACGCAAGGTCGTGATTTCAAAAGCGGGTGGGTACGAACGGCTCCATGTTGAAAACCTGAATCAGGTTTCACCTGGGCCGGGCGAGGTGGTGGTCGCCACGGAAGCCATCGGAGTGAACTATGCGGACTGCGTCATTCGCATGGGGCTGTACGCCTCGGCGAAGGAGTACGTCGGGTGGCCCATCACCCCGGGTTTCGAATTCTCAGGAACGGTGGTTTCCGTGGACCCAGGCGTCACCGACCTGGCGGTGGGGGCTCGGGTTTTCGGTGTCACACGTTTCGGTGGGTATTCGACGCACGTTGCCGTGCCCCGGCACCAGGTGTTCGCGCTGCCGTCGCGGCTGACGATGGAGCAGGCGGCGGGGTTCCCCGCGGTGTTCCTCACGGCGTACTACGCGCTGCTCGAACTGGCGCGCCCGAGGCCCGGGGCGAATGTGTTGGTGCACTCGGCGGCGGGTGGGGTGGGGAGCGCGCTGTTGCAGTTGGGGCGCATCGCCGGGTGCCGGATGGTGGGCGTGGTGGGCGGGACGCACAAGGTGGAGGCGGCGCGCGAGCTGGGGGCGGACGTGGTCATCGACAAGAGTCGCGAGGACCTGTGGGCGGCGGCGGAGCGCGCGTCGCCCAAGGGGTATGACGTGGTGCTGGATGCGAACGGGCCGTCCACGCTGCGCGACAGCTACAAGCACCTGTCGTCGCCGGGGAAGCTGGTCATCTACGGCTTCCACTCCATGTTGCCGCGCACGGGTGGGAAGCCGAACTACGCGAAGCTGGCGTGGGACTGGCTGCGGACGCCGCGCTTCGACCCGCTCACGCTGACGAACGACAACACCAGCGTGCTCGCGTTCAACCTGTCCTATCTGTTCGAGCAGCGCGACGTCCTGGCGGAGTCCATGGCGCGGCTGCTGGGCTGGGTGGAGGAGGGGAAGCTGGTGTCACCGCGCGTGACGCCCTTCCCGCTGGACGCGGTGGCGGAGGCCCACAAGGCGCTGGAGTCGGGCACCACGGTGGGCAAGCTGGTGTTGGTGCCGTGA
- a CDS encoding lipase, translating to MRLRHSLYLAGTLLFGVTTGCGEGLEPDSTLPETPAVEAPAGEQLGTAESAAVTTGVTTHFSQWLGANGYSSYDFVRADLSGGSYGGKASGTDTVVNQPVIFIHGNSDKAIGTGTVGQTGWSASVDYFLANGYKTSELYATTWGPASAAMSAYQYHSKANVMKVRKFIEAVKAYTGASKVDIVTHSMGVTLARKAILGGWANDLADGGDYYVGAPLTGSVDTFVGIAGANLGLTSCYQTGPGTPTCGSTNGLYPGYLYFGFVTGRSTYLNDLLASSGYEGAYRYSIYSTADEVIGYSGIVYGSYTSRIPGQTGEKVYSAYPYGHFNSKDLTAAVQYSMVRNHSIP from the coding sequence ATGCGACTGCGGCATTCGCTCTACCTCGCGGGCACGCTGCTTTTCGGTGTCACCACTGGCTGCGGTGAGGGCCTCGAGCCGGACTCCACCCTCCCGGAGACGCCCGCCGTCGAAGCGCCCGCGGGCGAGCAGCTGGGCACCGCGGAGTCCGCCGCGGTCACCACCGGTGTCACCACGCACTTCAGTCAGTGGCTCGGCGCCAACGGCTACAGCAGCTATGACTTCGTGCGCGCGGACCTGTCCGGCGGCAGCTACGGCGGCAAGGCCAGCGGCACGGACACTGTGGTGAACCAGCCCGTCATCTTCATCCACGGCAACTCGGACAAGGCCATTGGCACGGGCACCGTCGGCCAGACGGGCTGGTCCGCCTCCGTCGATTACTTCCTGGCCAATGGCTACAAGACGAGCGAGCTGTACGCCACGACGTGGGGCCCGGCCAGCGCGGCGATGTCCGCGTACCAGTACCACTCGAAGGCGAACGTGATGAAGGTGCGCAAGTTCATCGAGGCGGTGAAGGCGTACACCGGCGCCTCCAAGGTGGACATCGTCACGCACTCCATGGGCGTCACGCTCGCGCGCAAGGCCATCCTGGGTGGCTGGGCGAACGACCTGGCCGACGGCGGCGACTACTACGTGGGCGCGCCGCTCACCGGCTCGGTGGACACCTTCGTCGGCATTGCCGGCGCCAACCTCGGCCTCACGTCCTGCTACCAGACGGGCCCCGGCACGCCCACGTGCGGCTCCACCAACGGCCTGTACCCGGGCTACCTCTACTTCGGCTTCGTGACGGGCCGCTCGACGTACCTCAATGATTTGCTCGCCTCGAGCGGCTACGAGGGCGCGTACCGCTACAGCATCTACTCCACCGCGGATGAGGTCATCGGCTACAGCGGCATCGTCTACGGCAGCTACACCTCCCGCATCCCCGGCCAGACGGGCGAGAAGGTGTACTCGGCGTACCCGTACGGGCACTTCAACTCGAAGGACCTGACGGCGGCCGTGCAGTACAGCATGGTGCGCAACCACAGCATCCCGTAG